The DNA region GAATGGTGCTTCCAACCGGCCGTGAAGCTCGATTTCCGGCATTTCGAGGATGGCTATGTGGCGACACAAGGCGATGTCGAGGCGGAGCTCAAGCGCATCGGCCATGAGTTGCGGCCGCTCGAGATCGTGGTCGTCAACACGCGCGCCGGCTCGCGCTATGGCGAGGATGATTATGTCGACACCGGCTGCGGCATGGGCAAGGAAGCGACGCTCTGGATGCTCGAGCGCGGCGTGCGGCTCGTCGGCACCGATGGCTGGAGCTGGGACGCGCCCTTCTCGCATACGCGCCGCAAGGTCGCGGCGACCGGTGATGCCTCGCTGATCTGGGAAGGCCATCGGGCTGGCCGCGAGATCGGCTATTCGCATCTCGAGAAGCTGCACAATCTCGAGGTGCTGCCGGCCGACGGCTTCGAGGTCGTCTGCTTTCCGGTGAAGGTGCATCGCGGCTCGGCCGGCTGGACGCGGGCGGTGGCGATCCTGCCGGAGTGATGCTCGGCGGCGGCGCTGCTCCTGGGACCGCGACCGTCTCGGTCGCCCTTGCCTCCCGGCGGCGCGGATTACCATCTCAAGGGCGGGCAGGATGCCCGCGGTCCCAGCTGGTCGCCCTTCCTTCCCGGCGGTGCGCCTCGCCGTTCGCAAGGGCGGGCGGGAGAGGCTGTGAGTTTTTGAAATGATCACGAAGGGCGGTGTCGAGAACGTCGCGGAGAACGGGGCCGGCATCGACAGAGCAAGTTCTTGAAGGCCTTTTCCGACCATTTACGCTATTTACTCACAGCAAAACAGGCGGGTCCCGGCAAGTTTTTCCCGCTGTTTCAAAAACTCACAAGCTCGGACGCCCGCGGTCCCAGCGCGCCCGCCTACGTCCTCTTGAGGCGAGCCTTGCCGCCGGCGCCCGGCCGGGGGAAGCCGCCGATGCGCGACAGAACGGAGGCGAGCGGATCGGCGCTCCAGGCCCGGGTGACGAAGTCGTTATGCACCACCTCGTCAGGGGCACGCAGGAACGTCACACTGCCGCCGGCAAGCGTCGCGGCTGCCCTGGTGTCGAAGCCGACGCCACGCTGCGACAGGAGCTGCTGTAGGCTAAGATTGCCGTCGCTCGTCGATTTCGAATAGGCGCTGAAGAAGAAGGCGTCGCGCCGGGCGGCGATCCAATCGGCGAATTTGTCCAGCTCGCCATAGGCTGCGTCCATGAGGACCACGCCGCGCAAGCGCCCGCTATCCCCCCAATATTTGAGCGAGAAGGCGGCCGGCAGATAGCCGCCGCTATAGGCGACGAAAACGACCGGGGCCGAGCGCAGCACGGATGCGGCGCGCTCGCTGCCATGGAGGGTGGCGAGATGCGAAGCCGCCTCGTCGATGAAGCGGCCGAAGACATTGGGCTCCCAGAAACGCCCGGCGCTCGAATCGCCAGCATTGACGGCAAATTGCGGAGCGACGAGGACTGCGTTCAGGCCGGAATCCGCGAGCTGGCGCGGCACCTGCTGACGCGCTGCCACATCACGTTCGAGAGTGGCGTTGTTGCCGTGGAAATACACGACGATGACGGCCGGACGGTCGAGGTCGAATCCGGCCGGGATCGAGAGCAGCACCCGATGGTCGCGATAGGCCTGATCCTCCCAGACAACGCCGCCGCGCGGCGAGGAATGGCCGTGCCGCTCGCCATCGGTCACATCGAGGAAAGGCTTGTCGGTATCGGGGATCATCCCGGAATAGGGAAAGGGGGTGACGTCGAAGGGGATGAGCGCGGTCCTGGTCGCCGGAAAACCGGTCGAGCGAGCATTTTGCATGGCGAAGAGCCCGTTCGCGGCGGTGGTTCCCGATGCGTCATCTTGCGCTGCGACACAAGCCGACAGGATGGTGGCGAGGGCGACGAGCGCAGCTCTCACGCCGGCACCTCGCCGGCTGTCGCGAGTGCCGCGCGCGGCGCAGGTTGCGGCTTCAGCACGGCGAAGAAGGCCGGCAAGGCCAGAAGATAGGCGCAGCCCGCGACTGCGAGCACCGTGGTCAGCCCGAAGGATGTGGCGATGATCGGCACGACCGCGGCGCCGATGACGGAGAAGCAGCCATTGATGCCCCAGGCCCAGAGGAACATGTGCTCCTTGCCGAGTCTTGCGAGCGAGGTCATCGCGGTCGGCATCGGAAAGCCCATGAGGAAGGCCGGCGGGAAGATCAAGGCGAAGCACAGGACGAGGCGCATGCCATAGGGGAAGGCGCCGATCCAATCGAGCGCCCGATCGAGGAACAGGCCGTAGCCGATCAGCAAGGCCCCGATCGCCAGGAAGACGAGCGGCATGACCTGGCGGGCCCGATCGAGGACGCGTTCCGAGACGAAGCTGCCGAGGCCCGAGCAGACCAGCATGGCAGTGATCAGGATAGAGGCCGATACCGTCGCATTGCTGAGCGCCAGGATGAAATTCGCGATCAGCCCGACCTCGACCATGATGTAGCCGAGGCCGAGGCAGGCGAAATAGACGATGGTCAAGGCCTTGCCGGGCGAGGTGCTGAAGACGCTGCGCCAGCCGAAGATGACCGGCAGGAGCACGAGCGACATGGCCGCGATGCAGGCGATGCCGAGCGTCGCCCAGAGCAGCAGATAGCCCCATTCATCCTGGAGCAGCTCCAACCGATCGGTGATGCGCGGCAGGTCGACCGGCTTCACATAGGCGGCGAAATAGGGTCGGCTATTGGTGAGGATGCGTGTGTCGAAGACATATTGCCGCGAGAATTCCGGCCAGCCGCCTTGCAGCAGATGATACCAGGCGAGGCGACCCATGATGGTCGAGGGCAAGACGCCGGCGGCGGTAGGCGCGCCATCCGGAAGAGGAGCGGCCTCGGCCTTCGGCGGAGCCCCGTCATCGCTGCCGGCAGGCGCTGTCGCATCGATCTTGGGCTCGGGGCCGCCGATCGAGCTGGTGTCGAAGAAGATCTGGTCGCGATAGCCCTCGAGTACCGTATCGGCCTGCGACAGATCGGCCTTGAAGCCCGGATAATAGATCTCGTCGAAGGACATGGCGCGGGTGTGGGCACGCAGCTTGGCGACCTCCTCGGCGCTGAAGCCGTCGCGCTTGTAGAGGACGGTCGCGGTCGCAAGATAGCTCGAGACGACGAAGAAGGATGAGCCGACATCGCCTTGACCCGCCTGCCTGGCGGCGGCCGCCATGGTGGCGTAGAGCTTCAGCACCGATTTCGGCGGCTCTTCCTTGTTCCAGAGCGTCACCGCCAGCACGCCGCCGGGCTTCAGCGCCCGCATATAGCTCGCCATCGCCTCGCGCGTGTAGGCGAATTTCTCGACGATGGCGAAGCCGCCCGGATTCGACAGGCCGGCGGAATCGGCAAGGCTCAGATCGACGATGTCGTAACGCTTGTCCGTATGGGCGAGGAACAGGCGCCCGTCATGATCGACCACGGTCACCTTGGGATCGCGCAGGATGTCGCCGGTGAAATCCCGCAAGCCCCTGTCGTTGAGGAAGGCGCTGAGCACGGCCGGATTGCTCTCGGCCACGGTGACGCTCTTCGAGCCCGAGCGCAGCGCCACCGAGGTCGAGATGCCGCCACCGAACTGCACCACGAAAGTGTCGGGCGCCTGCTTGATGACATAGGGGTAGATCATCGGCAGATAGCGGAAATAGGCGGTGTCCTTCGCCGGAAGCTCGCGGATGATGCCGTTCGGGCCATCGCCGTCGACATAAAGGCCGAGATAGGCGTTCGCCGGCATGGTCGGCAGGTTGAAGGCCGCGTTGTCGGAGAGGCCGGGCGCGAAATGCAGATAGGAGCTGGCATAGACTTCGAGATAGCCGAAGGGCGAGGCCTTCTCGTAGACGCGCCTCGCATCCGGAAACTTCCGGGCATAGGCGACGCCCTTATAGTCCGACACCGCAAGCTTGCGGATATCGAGCGCCGGGGGCAGGCCGAGATGGGCGGCGACCGTCAGCACCGCGGCGAGCCCGAGCAGCGCCGCGCCTTTGCGATCCGCGAAGGCCAGGAACCAGAACAGGCTGCCGACGCACCACAGAAGCAGCGGCGCCAGGATCAGGTTCTCGGGCACCAGCACGAACATGGCGGCAAGGATCAAGAGCCCGCACAGGCCCGAACCCGCGAGATCCGCGAAATAGACGCGGCTGAAGGATTTCTGGCATTTCAGGAACACGGTGCCGAGGAACACCGCGCCTGCCAGGAAGGGCAGGATATACAGCATGAAATTGCCGAAGAGCCGCCATTTCTGCGTCGGGTCGGAGACGAGGAAGATGGCGTTGAACGGGATCTGCTGGGCGAGGAGATTGGCGGCGACCGCGAGCGGCCCGAACAGGATGAGCGCCGTCGCCGCAACGCCCTTCCAATGGCGGGCGAACCAGCTTTTAGCGATGCACATGACGGCGCTGGTGAGGCCGAAGCCCAGCATGGCGAGGCTCACCACCAGCGAGCCGAAATGCGCCCAGCTGCCGACCGCGAAGACGCGCATGATGCCGATCTGCAGCGCGATCACGGCGCCGGCGACGAAGCTGACCGCGAGATAGAGCGGCCAAGTCGGCGCAACCTCCGTGGAGGCGGTGCTGCCGGGTTTGATGTCCGCAGCTTCGCCCAGCGGATCGCGCGGTTCGTCTGGGCCGCCGGCTCCCGGCACCGCGGCCTTTGCCTTTTGCTGCGACGGCGCGTCCGGACGAACGGCTGCCACCTCAGCCCCGGACCGCGCTTCGTTCACTGATTATGGGTTCCGGCGATGACGTCGCCATCGAGCTTGGTGAAGGGGACGAAGGGCACGACCCTGCCATTATAGATGTCGGATCTGGCGACGTTGATGGTGCCGTCCGGCGCCTCCTCCTTGACGATCTTGAGGAGGCGTTGCGCCCCCGGAGGACCGACCGGGATCACCATGATGCCCTGCGGCTTGAGCTGCTGCAGGAGCGGCGGCGGCACATGGTCGATGCCGCAGGTGACGATGATCTTGTCGAAGGGGCCGGCCTCCTCCCAGCCGTAATAGCCGTCGGCATTCTTGGAGGTGATCGCCTTGTATTCGCCGTAGCCGTTATTGATCAGGGCATCGTAGATGCTGCGGGTACGCTCGGCGAGCGGCTTGATGATCTCGATGGTCCAGACCTTGTCGGTCAGATTGGCGAGATAGGCCGATTGATAGCCTGAGCCGGTGCCGATCTCGAGCACCTTCTCGCCCATCTTGACGTCGATCGTGCTGGTCATGCGGCCGACCACATGCGGACCCGAGATCGTCACACCGAAGCCGATATCGAGGAAAGCATGGTCATAGGCGCGCGACAGGTTCTGCTTGAGCACGAATTCCTCGCGCGGCACCATCAGGAAGGCGCGCATATTGCGCTTGTCCCACAGATCCTTGTTGGCGACGAGCACCCGGTAGCGCTCAAAGCGCTCGGCGAGATATTTCGGATCCTCGCCGCGATTGGCCTCCATCCATTTGATGAAGCCGTCGCGCGTATCGGCTGGAGGAAATTCATCGAAGCTGTAGGGCTTCGGCACATTGGCCAAGGCCGCACCGGCAATGGATATGTCAGTCAGGGCAGCAAGAGAGCCGATGATGAAGTGGCGCCGCTGCAAGTCTTCCTCCGCCGGTTGTGTCCAGAGTCTGATCGCAGAACTGGCTCGATCTCACGACCCCCCAAGCCGTTGATTCGGACCAATGGCAATGGTCTAGGCTTTGAGTCTAGCGGCGCCTTCAAGCGAAGTCACGATTGCTTGCGCCGCCAAGTTTCTTGCGCCGACATGTCGCCCTCGTGACGAGATGAGAGCAAGACCACGGCAGGCAATGATCGTGCCGAGAACAGGCGCGCGGGGGGAAGAATGAGATCGGCTCGAGCTCAGGCTTCGGCGAGAGCTCGCTCGACCGCCTCCGGCTCGCGGTCGATCACGGTGAGCAGCACCCGGCTCGGCCCTTCCGGTGCGCGGCGGCGTTGCTCCCAATCCCGCAGGGTCGGAAGCGGGATCCCGAAGCGAGCCGCGAACACCGCCTGCGTCAGCCCCATGCGCTTGCGTATCGCCTTTACGTCCACGGTGGGCGGCATGCGGACGCGATAGGTCGAGGGATCGGCCTCACCGCGAGCGATGGCTCGAGCCTCGTCCACCGATTTGAGGAGTCGCTTTCCAAAACTGGTCATTTTGGCCCCCGTGCATTGGCCCCGTGCACGACAAGATTTTATACGGCACTGCCGTAGCCGTCAATGGGGTCGGCGGAAGAGGAAGGGGCTAACGCTTGCCGCCCCGTCAGTTGGGGCAGCCGTCTTTCGGCAGCTTGACGCACGGGCGCGAAACGCGCGCCCGGCCGCCTATTTCTCGACGAAGGCGCGCTCGATGACGTAATGGCCGGGGGTCGCGTGATTGCCTTCGACGAAGCCGCGCTCGTCGAGGATGCGGCGCAGATCGGCCAGCATCGAGGGGCTGCCGCACATCATGACCCGGTCATGCTTGCTGTCGAGCGGCGGCAGGCCGAGATCCTCGGACAAGGCATTCGAGGTGATGAGATCGGTGAGGCGTCCGCGATTGCGGAACGGTTCGCGCGTCACGGTCGGATAATAGATGAGCTTGCCGCGCACCAGATCGCCCAGGAATTCATGGTTCGGCAGCTCGCGCTGGATGAATTCGCCATAGGCGAGCTCGTTCACCTGGCGGCACCCATGCACCAGCACGACCTTGTCGTAGCGATCATAGGTGTCGGCGTCCTTGATGATGCTCAGGAACGGAGCGAGACCGGTGCCGGTGCCGAGCAGATAGAGGGTGCGGCCGGCGATCAGATTGTCATGGATGAGCGTGCCGGTCGCCTTGCGGTTGACCAGAACGGTGTCGCCCTCCTTCAGATGCTGGAGGCGCGAGGTCAAAGGCCCGTCCGGCACCTTGATCGAGAAGAATTCGAGATTCTCCTCATAATTGGCGCTCGCCATGCTGTAGGCCCGCAGCAGGGGCCGCCCCTCGATGTCGAGGCCGATCATGGTGAACTGCCCGCTCTGAAAGCGAAAAGACGGGCTGCGGCTGGTCGAGAAGCTGAACAACGTGTCGGTCCAATGATGGACGGCGAGCACGGTTTCACGATCGAGACTGCTCATTCCGGTCGCGCTCCGCTTGCCTTCGGGCTCATGGTCAGGATTGACGGCCTTCGTATCCGGTCGATATAACTAACTAGATAATTACCAAAGATCAACCGCGAGCGGCCGCGCGTTAGCTATGCGTTTGGCGCAGCCGATTCAAGACCAGGCAGGCCCGAGTTCCTGCGGCGCATCGTCATCGGCCTGCTGATCCGTGCCGGCCGCGCTCGGACGCAGGGCTGATGCTTTTGCGGACAGATTGGTTAGGATGGGGCGATGAACGAAGTTCTCACCGAGGCGCCGGGCGCCCGACCCGCCGGCAGGGGCAGGAGCGGGCCCCGCCCTCACGCCACAGCCGAGGCCGGCGCAACCTCGGCGCCGAAGCAGGTTCCGCGCGATGCCGACAAGACAAGGCTGAAGATCCTTGCGGCCGCGGCCGCCGAATTCGCCGAGAAGGGTCTCGCGGGAGCGCGCGTCGACGCCATCGCGGAGGCCTCCGGCGCCAATAAGCGCATGATCTATTATTATTTTTCGAGCAAGGACGGACTCTACACCGCCGTGCTCGAACGCGCCTATACGGATATGCGCGACGCCGAGCGGGCGCTGGCGCTCGATCATCTCGAGCCTTTCGAGGGCATCCGCAAGCTGGTCGAGTTCAAATTCGACTATTTCGTCGAGAACCCGACGACGATCAGCCTCCTGAACGGCGAGAACATGCTGGGTGCCGCCTATCTCAAGAAGTCGGACCGGCTGCGGGACATGCATGCCATTCTGGTGCGCACCATCGACGGTCTGCTGGAGCGCGGTGCGCTGAACGGCACGATGCGGAGCGGGGTCGACCCTCTGCATCTCTACATCTCGATCTCGGCCTTGAGCTATTTCTACTTCTCCAACGCGGCCACGCTCTCGACCGCGTTCGGACGCGAGCTCGCGACGCCGGCCGAGAACGCCATACGCCGCAAGCACGCGGTGGATGTCATCCTGGCTTTCCTGAAGGCGTAAGCAGTGGGAACGCGGGCGTCCTCGCCCGCTCTGCTGGCATCACTGCTGGGAAGAAGGGCGACCGGGACGGTCGCGGTCCCAGGGCAAAAGCCCGCGTCTCGCCATGTCCCTTTCGGTTGACAAGGCTGCGATTCTCATGTTGTAACTAACTGGTTACATAAGCAGAAATCACATCTCCTCGGCAGGGTGGGACCGCATATGAAATTCGGCGAATATCCCAAGGTCGCGTCGTTCGGCAGCGTCGCCGGTTTTCGAGCCCATCTCGCCGCGATCGGCATCGACATGCCCTGCGACGACATCGTGGCGAGCGGGGCGACCTCGCCGCTCGCAGCACCCTTGGAAATTGCCGGCATGAAGATCGGCAACCGCCTCGCCCTCAATCCGATGGAGGGCTGGGATGGCGAGCTCGATGGGCGTCCGAGCGAGAACACCATCAGGCGCTGGCGCCGCTTCGGCCTGAGCGGCGGCAAGCTGGTCTGGGGCGGTGAGGCGGTCGCGGTGCGCCCCGATGGGCGGGCCAATCCGAACCAGCTCGTCATGGCCGACCACACGCAAGCAGCGATCGCGCATCTTCGCGAGACCTTGGTCAGCGCCCATCGCGAGGCGACCGGCGGCGATGAGGGCCTGGTGATTGGCCTGCAGCTCACCCATTCGGGGCGCTTCTGCAAGCCGCATGATCACCGGAAATTCGAATCGGTGATCGCCTATCACCACCCCTTGCTCGACAAGAAATTCGGCTATCCACAGGATCGCCCGCTGATCAGCGACGACGAGATCCGCCGCCTGATCGAATGCTATGTGGATGCAGCGAAGCGCGCCCATGAATGCGGCTACGACTTCGTCGACATCAAGCATTGCCATGGCTATCTCGGCCATGAGCTGCTCAGCGCCCATACGCGCCAAGGCCCTTATGGCGGCAGCCTCGAGAACCGCACGCGCTTCCTGCGCGAGATCGTGGAGGGCATCAGGGCCGAGGTGCCGAAGCTCGGCATCGGCGTGCGGTTGAGCGCAGCCGACATCGTGCCTTTCCGCCCGGATCCCGCACAGTCCAAGCCCGGCGCGCTCGGCCCCGGAATCCCCGAGGAGGTGTCGCGCCTCCTGCCCTATCACTACGCCTTCGGCGTCGACCCGCAGAACCCGACCGAGATGGACCTGACCGAGCCCTTCGCCATGTTCGAGATCATGCGCGAGCTCGATATCCGCTTCGTCAACGTCACGCTGGCGAGCCCCTATTACAATCCGCATGTCACGCGCCCGGCCATCTATCCGCCTTCGGACGGCTATTTCCCGCCGGAGGACCCGCTGATCGGGGTGATGCGCCATCTCGACATCGTGCGACGCCTGAAGGAGCGCTTCCCGGATTTCTGCCTGATGGGCTCGGGCTATACCTATCTGCAGGAATATCTGCCGAATGTGGCGCAGGCCGTGCTGCGCCTCGGCTGGACCGATCTCGTCGGTCTCGGGCGCATGCTGCTCGCCTATCCGGAGGCGCCGCTCGACATCCTCGAAGGCCGCGGCGTGCAGAAGAAACGGCTCTGCCGCACCTTCAGCGACTGCACCACGGCCCCGCGCAACGGCCTGGTCTCGGGCTGCTACCCGCTCGACGCGCATTACAAGAAGTCCGAGGAGTTCAAGGCGCTCGCCGCCTTCAAGAAGCCGGCGAAAACGGCCTGAACCGCGACGGGCCTGACGCGGATCCGACCTGAAGGATGCCAGCCTCTTGACAGGGAGATTTATGCGATCTATTAGTTCGTCAACATGACGAACTAATAGGCACGATAGTGAACGTCGACCGCTCCTCCCTGGTCAGACAATTTTCAAGGCGCATGGTCGCGGAGGCGCTTTTGCATGATGCGCCGATCTCGCGCGCCAATCTGGCGCGGATGACGGGGCTGTCCAAGCAGACCATGTCCGAGGTGATCGCGGAGCTGGAAGCGGGCGGTTGGGTCAGATCGGTCGGTGTCACCAAAGGCGGCGTCGGGCGCACTGCCGTGACCTACGAGGTCGACCGGGGCGCGGCCCATTCGCTCGGCGTGGATCTCGGCGGCACCAAGGTGACGGCGGCCATCACCGATCTCGTCGGCGAGATCGTGGCGGAGGAGACAGAGCCGACCGATTCGCGCGGGGGGCGGCAGGTCGTCGTCCAGATCCGCAAGCTCGCAGCCAAGCTCGCGGCCAGCCAGTCTATCGACATGGCGCGCATCCGCAGCGTGGTGGTCGGCACGCCGGGCGTCATCGATCGAGCCACGGGGGCAATCACCCTCGTTCCGAACATCAAGGGTTTGTCGGAATTCGACGTGCCTCGCGCGCTCGCCGACCTGTTCGGCCAGACGGTCGTGATCGAGAACGACGTCAACCTCGCCATGCTGGGCGAGGCGTGGCGAGGTTGCGCGCGGGGCGCCGGCAATGCCGGATTCCTGGCGCTCGGCACCGGCGTCGGCCTCGGCCTGATCGTCGATGGCAAGCTCATTCGCGGCGCCACCGGGGCGGCAGGCGAGATCGCCTATCTGCCGATCGGCGCAGATGTCGTGTCGCCCGAGGCCCTGGCCGTCGGTGCGTTCGAGCTCGAGGTCGGATCGGTCGGAATCGTGCGGCGCTACAGGACCGCCGGCGGCCAGCCAGTCGAGACCGTGCGCGACGTCTTTGCCCGACTGGACGCCGGCGACGCGGTGGCGGCACGGGTTCTCGACGACACGGCCAATACCGTGGCCCTGGCGATCGCGGCCCTGCATACCATCGTCGATCCGCAGATCGTGGTGCTCGGCGGCAGCGTCGGCATTCGCCCCGAACTTGTGGAGCGTGTCCAGCGCGCCATGCCGACGATATTCGCCCGGCCCGTGAAGGTCGTCGCCAGCGATCTCGGCAGCCGCGCCGGCCTCGTCGGCGCGGTGTCGCTGGCGGTGAACCGCCTGCACAACGACCTCTTCGGCGTTCGAGACCTGCCGGGTGATCTCGCCCTGCCCGAAACCGGTTTGGCGAAGGCCGCGGAATGACCATCGACGCGTCCCTCATCGCGCGCCTGCGGGCCGCCCTCGACAGGGAGGGCGCGATCGACCTGCTCAGGCGCGCTGTCGGCACGCCGAGCGTGACCGGCACTGAGGCCGCTTTTGCCCATCTTCTGGCAGACGAGTTGACGGCGCTGGGCGCTCGGGACGTGACCCTGACCGAGTTCGCGCCGGGCCGCCCCAATGTCCGCGGTCTCGTCCCAGGCGCAGGCGGCGGACCATGCCTGCTGCTGACCGGCCACACCGATACCGTGCATGTGCGGGGCTGGGCGGAGCGCTGGGCCGGCACCGAGCGGGAGGACCCGTTCGGCGCAGCGATCGTCGACGGCGCGATATGGGGAAGGGGGACAGGCGATCTCAAGGCCGGCATCTGCACGACGCTCGCCGCGGCGCGCCTTCTCGCAGCGGCCGGCCTGCGCCAGCCAGCCGATGTCCTTTACGCCTTCATCGGCGATGAGGAGAGTGGCGAGCCAGGCAGCGGCGTCAGCGCCGGGATCAAGGCGCTGGTCGCGGAGATCGAGGCAGACACAGCTCCGCGCCCGGATTTCGCGGTCTATGTCGAGCCGACCGAGCTCAACATCTACACGGCGCAGATGGGCTTTCTCATCTGCGACATTGTCGTCACCGGCCGCTCGGCCTATTTCGGCGTGCCGGAAGCGGGCATCGACGCGCTGAAAGCCGCTCACGCCATCTTGTCGGCGCTGTTCGCGCATTCGGCCGAACTCGAGGCGCGCGCGCCGCACCGTCTCGTCGGACGCCCGTTCCTGCTGGTCACCGGCATCGAAGGGGGCGGCTACATCGCGGTGCCCGGCGAATGCCGCATCAGCCTCATCCTGAAGCTCTTGCCGGGCGAGAGCCTCGACGCCGCCGTTGCGGGGCTGGAAGCGGCCATTCGCGGCGCGCCGTTCGACCCGGCGATCTTGGTGTCGCTCGCCTATCCGGCGGGGCGCGACCATCGCGTCGGCGGCACGCCGACCGAGACGCCGCCTGAGCTCGCGGCGGTGCGCCTGCTCGCCGCGGCGGTGCAGGCCGTCCGGCCCGATCGCGGAGCCGTGGCGGGCGCGCCTTACTGGTCGGAGGCGCCTTTCCTCGTCAACCAACTCGGCGTTCCGGCGGTCTATTGCGCGCCGGGCGATATCAGGAATTGCCACACGCTCGAGGAGCGCGTCGTCGTCGAGGACTATCTCGACGGCATCGTCGCCTTCGCGGCGTTCCTCGCCAGCTTCGGCGAGACATCGACCGCATGACCAAACCGGCCCGAACCGAGGCCGCAACTAGAGGGAGGTATTCCATGCTCTTGAAGAGAAGCATCGCCGCGCTTGGGCTCAGCGCCATGCTGGCGATGACGATTCCCGCCATCGCCGGCGAAACGGTCGGCCCGGGCGGCGAGGTGGCGACGCCGTCGAGCGCGATCGCCTTGACCGACGCCGAGGTCGCCAAGCTGAAGGACGGCAAATACACGGCCGCGCTGTTGTGGCACACCTCGTCGGATTTCGTGAACGCCGTGACGGCCGGAGCGACCGACGAGTTCAAGCGCCTCGGCATCAGCGTGGTCGCCCAGACGGATGCCGGCTTCGACGCCGCCAAGCAGAAGAGCGATGTCGAGACCATCCTCGCCAAGAAGCCGAACGCCATCCTCGCCCTGCCGCTCGACCCCGTCACTGCCGCCGAGGCGTTCAAGCCCGCCGTCCAATCCGGTGTGAAGATCGTGCTCTTGTCGAACAAGCCCAAGGACTTCGTGCAGGGCAAGGACTATGTGACCATCGTCACCGACGATCTCTTCCAGATGGGCAAGCACGCGGCCGACGCGCTGGCCGAGGCCATCGGCAAGACCGGCAAGGTCGCCTACATCTATCACGACGCGCAATATTACGTGACCAACCAGCGCGACAATGCCTTCAAGACCACGATCGAGAAGGACTACCCCGATATCAAGATCGTCGCCTCGCAGGGAATTTCCGACCCGGCGCGGGCCGAGGACATCGCCAACGCGATCCTGCTGAAGAACCCTGGCCTCGACGGTATCTACGTGACCTGGGCCGAGCCTGCCGAAGGCGTCCTCGCGGCGCTGCGCAGCGCAGGCAATGCCAAGACGAAGATCGTGACGCTCGATCTCTCCGAGCCGGTCGGCCTCGACATGGTGAAGGGCGGCAACGTCGCGGCGATCGCCGCCGACAAAGCCTATGAGCTCGGCCGCGCCATGGCGGCCGCTGCGGGTTACGGGCTGCTCGGCAAGCAAGCACCGGCCTTCGTCGTGGCGCCGGTGATCACCGTCACCAAGGCCAATGTGCTGCAGGGCTGGCAGGACTCGCTGCACCGCGCAGCGCCGCAATCGATCCTCGGCGCGGCCAAATAGCCTCGGCCGATGAAACCCGGCCGGGCTCCGCCATCCGGCCGGGGCCCGGGACCAAGGCCAACCTCGATGACGGCCGGAACCAGTCTCTGCGTGGCGATCCGCCGGCGACGCTGAACTTTCCGCGACGTGGAGCCGGGCGGGTTCCCCCTGCCCGTCCCGTTCCGTCATCCTGGTCCCGAACGCAAGTGCGTGCCCTTGGAGCACACCACCATGCTGGCTCATTTCAGACTGATCGATCCGAGCCGATACGTCATCTATATCGGCTTCCTCGTGATCTTCGCTGTCTTCGCGGTCGTGCTGCGCGACGACGGCTTCGCCAGCCCCGGCAACCTGTTCAACATCGTGCAGCAGACCGCGCCGGTGACGGTGATGGCGATCGGCATGGTCTATGTGCTGACGGCAGGCG from Rhizobiales bacterium GAS188 includes:
- a CDS encoding Sugar kinase of the NBD/HSP70 family, may contain an N-terminal HTH domain, with the translated sequence MNVDRSSLVRQFSRRMVAEALLHDAPISRANLARMTGLSKQTMSEVIAELEAGGWVRSVGVTKGGVGRTAVTYEVDRGAAHSLGVDLGGTKVTAAITDLVGEIVAEETEPTDSRGGRQVVVQIRKLAAKLAASQSIDMARIRSVVVGTPGVIDRATGAITLVPNIKGLSEFDVPRALADLFGQTVVIENDVNLAMLGEAWRGCARGAGNAGFLALGTGVGLGLIVDGKLIRGATGAAGEIAYLPIGADVVSPEALAVGAFELEVGSVGIVRRYRTAGGQPVETVRDVFARLDAGDAVAARVLDDTANTVALAIAALHTIVDPQIVVLGGSVGIRPELVERVQRAMPTIFARPVKVVASDLGSRAGLVGAVSLAVNRLHNDLFGVRDLPGDLALPETGLAKAAE
- a CDS encoding acetylornithine deacetylase translates to MTIDASLIARLRAALDREGAIDLLRRAVGTPSVTGTEAAFAHLLADELTALGARDVTLTEFAPGRPNVRGLVPGAGGGPCLLLTGHTDTVHVRGWAERWAGTEREDPFGAAIVDGAIWGRGTGDLKAGICTTLAAARLLAAAGLRQPADVLYAFIGDEESGEPGSGVSAGIKALVAEIEADTAPRPDFAVYVEPTELNIYTAQMGFLICDIVVTGRSAYFGVPEAGIDALKAAHAILSALFAHSAELEARAPHRLVGRPFLLVTGIEGGGYIAVPGECRISLILKLLPGESLDAAVAGLEAAIRGAPFDPAILVSLAYPAGRDHRVGGTPTETPPELAAVRLLAAAVQAVRPDRGAVAGAPYWSEAPFLVNQLGVPAVYCAPGDIRNCHTLEERVVVEDYLDGIVAFAAFLASFGETSTA
- a CDS encoding monosaccharide ABC transporter substrate-binding protein, CUT2 family; translated protein: MLLKRSIAALGLSAMLAMTIPAIAGETVGPGGEVATPSSAIALTDAEVAKLKDGKYTAALLWHTSSDFVNAVTAGATDEFKRLGISVVAQTDAGFDAAKQKSDVETILAKKPNAILALPLDPVTAAEAFKPAVQSGVKIVLLSNKPKDFVQGKDYVTIVTDDLFQMGKHAADALAEAIGKTGKVAYIYHDAQYYVTNQRDNAFKTTIEKDYPDIKIVASQGISDPARAEDIANAILLKNPGLDGIYVTWAEPAEGVLAALRSAGNAKTKIVTLDLSEPVGLDMVKGGNVAAIAADKAYELGRAMAAAAGYGLLGKQAPAFVVAPVITVTKANVLQGWQDSLHRAAPQSILGAAK